The genomic interval CGTGTTGTGACGCGTTCGTtgacttgtctgtttgctgaaGTCGGTACTAGTCACAGTGGGATGTGCCTCTGCTGTGTaagagtgtctgtctgtcggtttttGAATGCGTTTGTGTTGTTATGGTACATCAGCATATCTGCAGAATTAATTGGAACTGAAGCTCTTGGGTGGCAGTGTGTTAATTTGGTCAGAATAGCAATGAGTAAATTGGTCTAATAAGGAGGTCTGTCATGTAGACAGTAATATGGTGAACTAGAAATTGTGAAATAGGTTTGAGTTAAGTTAAATTTCTAAACAGTACTTGTTGATAATTATAGTTTCATTATTGATTTATGGAAAGGTGCATATTTTTAATACATTTGCttttaaatttatttgttatttatattaatttctTTGCATACATTTTATATTGATGTTTTAGGTTGATGAGTTAACACATTCTTGTCCTGTTTCTACATTCTGGCACCCAATACATGAACGGTGTCTTTCATGTCAGCCTGCTGGTAATGACTGTCCTCACAACTCTAGCTGCTGCTGTCCTGGCTTAAAGCAAATTGGGCTCATCTGTAAAGCTGTGATGTGCAGTTCAACAGAAGTAAGCGATAATTGTCGTTGTGAAAGACACAGTGAGTGTGACGTGTCTTGCTGCCGATATAAGATATGCCGGAATTGTTCAGATGCATTCGCAAAAGTCAAAAATGGCAATTTGAACAACAGGAATAAAACTCAGTTTCCAGTCTGGCCTCGTACAACTCCAAGGTCTTTCTCAAAGTTTTGCAAAGATGAGCATACTAAAATGAGCAGTCCTGTCAATAAGAGTTGCTGTACGTCACAAGCTGACTGCTCTGATGAtgaatgttgtgtgtttaAAAATGATTCATGTGGCCCCGGTGTGTGCAAACGATCATGTAAAGGCAAACTTCTTGAACAGCCAGAAGGGTGCCCAACTATTTtttccacaacaacagcacCTGATAGTGTTATTCCTTCTACGACAACAAAACCTCATCGTTTGGTGAGGTGTAAGACAGATGCCAAGTGTAGCAAAGGCTATTGTTGTGTAAAGACCAATAACAGTGTACGAGGAGTTTGCAGTCCATGTCCCACTGTTCCATATGATTTGGTCATTGATTTCGTAAATCAATATACCAATTGTTCACAATGCCCTGTAGGAATGATATGCATTAATGATGAGTGCAGATTTCCATCATGTTCAGGTGTTCCACCACCTAAGCAGTCATGGAACAAATATGAAAAGAATTGTTGTAAGGACAAGGCTGTGTACTGTGGTGAAACTAAGTGCTGTCGTGTGTTGTACAACAGTTCTGTAGCAGTTTGTCATAAGTGTGAAAACAATGATCCAGTTAGGGAAAGTGGGCGAAGCCTGATAAAACCAAGTCCACCACAGCAGTGTCGTAAGAAGTCTGATTGTGATGTAGCTGGCCTGTGCTGTGTAGCAGTGGCTCCACGACAAGGCAAGGTCTGCTCAACTTGTGACAGTGATCCAGCAGCAGTGGCTACTCGAGATTTGGACAATAAACAGCAGGATGAATGTAGCACTGACTCTGATTGTGGTGACAAAAAATGCTGTGTTCTGAATTCAAAGGGCAATAAAAGAGTATGTAAAAAGAAAGGGTGTCCACCGGAGTCAAACATTCAACATGGCAGTGAGTCCAGAGATGATGACACGTTCAGCAATGATCAAATCTGCACATCAAACAACGATTGTTCTCTTGAAGAGTGCTGTACACTTGTTGCCAATTCAGCAAGTAACCTAAGGGTTTGTAAGC from Corticium candelabrum chromosome 22, ooCorCand1.1, whole genome shotgun sequence carries:
- the LOC134197389 gene encoding uncharacterized protein LOC134197389 isoform X2; translation: MALKRCFFAFVSLWVCSGDNGTALTLQRRADVVKSVHGVNSGKTHKVVDKFTNPMLNKDRGIKEPLGGVTGIRPSGNPVKSSVDGENFSKGKPGLPRVITEPVDELTHSCPVSTFWHPIHERCLSCQPAGNDCPHNSSCCCPGLKQIGLICKAVMCSSTEICRNCSDAFAKVKNGNLNNRNKTQFPVWPRTTPRSFSKFCKDEHTKMSSPVNKSCCTSQADCSDDECCVFKNDSCGPGVCKRSCKGKLLEQPEGCPTIFSTTTAPDSVIPSTTTKPHRLVRCKTDAKCSKGYCCVKTNNSVRGVCSPCPTVPYDLVIDFVNQYTNCSQCPVGMICINDECRFPSCSGVPPPKQSWNKYEKNCCKDKAVYCGETKCCRVLYNSSVAVCHKCENNDPVRESGRSLIKPSPPQQCRKKSDCDVAGLCCVAVAPRQGKVCSTCDSDPAAVATRDLDNKQQDECSTDSDCGDKKCCVLNSKGNKRVCKKKGCPPESNIQHGSESRDDDTFSNDQICTSNNDCSLEECCTLVANSASNLRVCKPCLAVFARRQYIKAMPCSSDDDCLPKNGSTFCCTHHPSLSRGQKHCVRRGKAESVCIVGNVPTSKFTCSCQVGLSCLPAAVQYQGLDDIGVCVDLNTKVNEDVNIVAPKKASNVKQTLTKKTSKEESRKLKEAERLQRQKEKRLERQKQKENRKKEKAAKKG
- the LOC134197389 gene encoding uncharacterized protein LOC134197389 isoform X1 — its product is MALKRCFFAFVSLWVCSGDNGTALTLQRRADVVKSVHGVNSGKTHKVVDKFTNPMLNKDRGIKEPLGGVTGIRPSGNPVKSSVDGENFSKGKPGLPRVITEPVDELTHSCPVSTFWHPIHERCLSCQPAGNDCPHNSSCCCPGLKQIGLICKAVMCSSTEVSDNCRCERHSECDVSCCRYKICRNCSDAFAKVKNGNLNNRNKTQFPVWPRTTPRSFSKFCKDEHTKMSSPVNKSCCTSQADCSDDECCVFKNDSCGPGVCKRSCKGKLLEQPEGCPTIFSTTTAPDSVIPSTTTKPHRLVRCKTDAKCSKGYCCVKTNNSVRGVCSPCPTVPYDLVIDFVNQYTNCSQCPVGMICINDECRFPSCSGVPPPKQSWNKYEKNCCKDKAVYCGETKCCRVLYNSSVAVCHKCENNDPVRESGRSLIKPSPPQQCRKKSDCDVAGLCCVAVAPRQGKVCSTCDSDPAAVATRDLDNKQQDECSTDSDCGDKKCCVLNSKGNKRVCKKKGCPPESNIQHGSESRDDDTFSNDQICTSNNDCSLEECCTLVANSASNLRVCKPCLAVFARRQYIKAMPCSSDDDCLPKNGSTFCCTHHPSLSRGQKHCVRRGKAESVCIVGNVPTSKFTCSCQVGLSCLPAAVQYQGLDDIGVCVDLNTKVNEDVNIVAPKKASNVKQTLTKKTSKEESRKLKEAERLQRQKEKRLERQKQKENRKKEKAAKKG